In one Actinomyces trachealis genomic region, the following are encoded:
- the truB gene encoding tRNA pseudouridine(55) synthase TruB has translation MTASSPEPQPPARRAARSDRPRFPRGAAPAPDGLLLVDKAAGLTSHDVVGAVRVLAATRKVGHAGTLDPMATGLLVLGVGKGTRFLTYLVGADKTYTATVRLGQKTSTEDAEGEITTARGCPPPPDWPAPGLEASLQMALAALTGAIMQVPSAVSAIKVDGVRSYQRVRQGQEVTLPARPVTVHELRLLGPLCPTTAADGTTVVDLELRVSCSSGTYVRALARDLGQALGTGAHLTALRRTQVGPFDLSEARSLEQLGREVEAQLAMAAAGGQAQPLRTLPLAQVAQRCFSSLELTGAQARALGYGQPLPASVLEQVSWLPQAVAAKALSGRTVQAGQSSQAEPTGQAAQADQVVAGFAPGGSLVALLARRGGSLRPLLVLEPAVGGATPGSPEAKQKS, from the coding sequence GTGACCGCCAGTTCCCCGGAGCCGCAGCCGCCAGCCAGGCGCGCTGCACGCTCTGACCGTCCGCGGTTCCCCCGCGGCGCCGCCCCCGCCCCAGACGGCCTGCTGCTGGTGGACAAGGCCGCCGGGCTGACCAGCCACGACGTCGTCGGTGCCGTGCGGGTGCTGGCCGCCACCCGGAAGGTCGGGCACGCCGGGACCCTGGACCCGATGGCCACCGGCCTGCTGGTCCTGGGCGTCGGCAAGGGCACCCGCTTCCTGACCTACCTGGTGGGAGCTGACAAAACCTACACCGCCACCGTCCGCCTGGGCCAAAAGACCAGCACCGAGGACGCCGAGGGTGAGATCACCACCGCCCGGGGCTGCCCGCCACCGCCGGACTGGCCTGCTCCCGGTCTGGAAGCCAGCTTGCAGATGGCGCTGGCCGCCCTGACCGGAGCGATCATGCAGGTGCCCTCGGCTGTGTCTGCCATCAAGGTGGACGGGGTGCGCTCCTACCAGCGTGTGCGCCAAGGGCAGGAGGTGACGCTGCCTGCTCGGCCCGTGACCGTCCATGAGCTGCGGCTGCTGGGTCCGTTGTGCCCAACCACCGCTGCGGACGGCACCACGGTGGTGGACCTAGAGCTGCGCGTGTCCTGCTCCTCCGGCACGTACGTGCGGGCGCTGGCCCGTGACCTGGGGCAGGCCCTGGGAACCGGGGCGCACCTGACGGCGCTGCGCCGCACCCAGGTGGGTCCCTTTGACCTGTCGGAGGCGCGCAGCCTGGAACAGTTGGGGCGGGAGGTGGAGGCGCAGCTGGCTATGGCCGCTGCGGGTGGCCAGGCCCAGCCGCTGCGGACGTTGCCTCTGGCGCAGGTGGCGCAGCGCTGCTTCTCTTCCCTGGAACTCACCGGTGCCCAGGCCCGCGCCCTGGGATACGGGCAGCCGCTTCCGGCCTCCGTCCTAGAGCAGGTGAGCTGGCTGCCGCAGGCCGTAGCCGCCAAGGCGCTGTCAGGCCGGACTGTGCAGGCGGGTCAAAGCAGCCAGGCAGAGCCAACGGGCCAGGCGGCGCAGGCCGACCAGGTGGTGGCCGGGTTCGCCCCGGGGGGCAGCCTCGTGGCACTGTTGGCGCGTCGGGGCGGCAGCCTGCGCCCGCTGCTGGTCTTGGAACCAGCCGTAGGCGGCGCCACCCCAGGCAGCCCCGAAGCTAAGCAGAAGAGTTAA
- the rpsO gene encoding 30S ribosomal protein S15 — MSISAERKQQLIAEYATHEGDTGSPEVQVAVLSERIANLTEHFKSHTHDHHSRRGLYLLIGKRRRLLDYLMQEDIERYRTLIARLGIRR; from the coding sequence ATGTCGATTTCCGCCGAGCGCAAGCAGCAGCTCATCGCCGAGTACGCCACCCACGAGGGTGACACGGGCTCCCCGGAGGTACAGGTTGCGGTGCTGTCCGAGCGCATCGCCAACCTGACTGAGCATTTTAAGTCCCACACCCACGACCACCACTCCCGCCGGGGGCTCTACCTGCTGATCGGTAAGCGTCGCCGCCTGCTCGACTACCTCATGCAGGAGGACATCGAGCGTTACCGTACACTTATCGCCCGCCTCGGCATCCGCCGCTGA
- a CDS encoding YlxR family protein — MATGGTVAVDERACTPGRGAWIHRDPTCLDLAERRRAFGRALRVEGPLELGPVHQWFSRLLAAEPTVAPTGDGTTDCKGG; from the coding sequence ATGGCGACCGGTGGCACGGTTGCTGTTGACGAGCGCGCATGTACCCCTGGCCGTGGTGCCTGGATCCACCGTGACCCGACGTGCCTCGACCTTGCCGAACGCAGACGCGCCTTCGGACGCGCCCTGCGGGTGGAGGGTCCCCTTGAGCTGGGGCCGGTCCATCAGTGGTTCAGCCGCCTCCTCGCGGCCGAGCCCACCGTCGCCCCTACCGGTGACGGGACCACCGATTGCAAAGGCGGGTAG
- a CDS encoding EamA family transporter: MLLLVLAGPVTALPLLLFAAGTARVPLSVVGLSQYLAPIMQFLLAWLVFGEEITSTRWTAMGLVWLAVLVFVVDLLAQLRSLSYRSRER, translated from the coding sequence GTGCTGCTGCTGGTGCTGGCGGGCCCGGTGACGGCCTTGCCGCTGCTGCTCTTTGCCGCTGGCACGGCGCGCGTGCCGTTGAGCGTGGTGGGGCTGAGCCAGTACCTGGCGCCGATTATGCAGTTCCTGCTGGCCTGGCTGGTTTTTGGGGAGGAGATTACGAGCACACGCTGGACAGCGATGGGGCTGGTGTGGCTGGCGGTGCTGGTGTTTGTGGTGGACCTGCTGGCTCAGCTTCGCTCACTGTCTTACCGGTCTCGCGAGCGATAA
- a CDS encoding bifunctional riboflavin kinase/FAD synthetase yields the protein MQVWYGPEQVPRSLSDPQGPGSVVTIGVFDGVHRGHQAILEAVVARAHCAHRTHPAKRGSQANQASQAKRSHRSHRSAAAGERPWAVAMTFDPHPALVHRPQSCPPLITSLTDRLASLEQAGLDAVLVVEYTLDFASQGAEEFIRTWVEGLLGAHVVVVGDDVRFGAGNRGDAQRLQQIGQADGLEVEIVADVTAPNGRRWSSTWVRALLQEGDVRGAAAVLGRPHRLRGMVVHGLRRGRELGFPTANLQAASAGVVPPDGVYTGWLLRAVEGGWERLPAAISIGTNPTFDDVPERTVEAHVLGRADLDLYGQEVAIELVDRLRPMLAFTGLEPLLEQMREDVERSAQMLGVPVPEPINPDDVTA from the coding sequence GTGCAGGTCTGGTACGGCCCCGAGCAGGTTCCCCGGTCCCTGAGCGACCCTCAGGGACCGGGCAGCGTCGTCACCATCGGTGTCTTTGACGGCGTGCACCGGGGCCACCAGGCGATTCTGGAGGCCGTGGTGGCTCGCGCCCACTGTGCCCACCGCACGCACCCGGCCAAGCGGGGCAGCCAAGCAAACCAAGCCAGTCAGGCCAAGCGGTCCCACCGCTCACACCGCTCTGCGGCCGCAGGTGAGCGCCCCTGGGCGGTGGCCATGACCTTTGATCCGCACCCGGCGCTGGTGCACCGCCCCCAATCCTGCCCCCCGCTCATCACCTCCCTGACTGACCGTCTGGCTTCCCTGGAGCAGGCGGGCCTGGATGCGGTGCTAGTGGTGGAGTACACGCTCGACTTCGCCTCTCAGGGCGCGGAGGAGTTCATCCGCACCTGGGTGGAGGGGCTGCTGGGAGCGCACGTCGTCGTAGTGGGCGACGACGTGCGCTTCGGGGCCGGTAACCGCGGTGATGCCCAGCGCCTGCAGCAGATCGGCCAGGCTGACGGCTTGGAGGTGGAGATCGTCGCCGACGTGACCGCCCCGAACGGTCGACGCTGGTCCTCCACCTGGGTGCGTGCGCTGCTCCAGGAGGGTGACGTGCGCGGGGCCGCCGCAGTACTGGGTCGCCCCCACCGCCTGCGCGGCATGGTGGTGCACGGTCTGCGCCGGGGCCGCGAACTGGGCTTCCCCACCGCTAACCTGCAGGCGGCCAGCGCCGGGGTCGTCCCCCCGGACGGGGTGTACACGGGCTGGCTGCTGCGTGCGGTGGAGGGGGGCTGGGAGCGCCTACCCGCAGCCATCTCGATCGGCACCAACCCGACTTTTGACGACGTGCCCGAGCGCACCGTGGAGGCGCACGTCCTGGGGCGGGCGGACCTGGACCTCTACGGGCAAGAGGTGGCTATCGAGCTGGTTGACCGGCTGCGCCCGATGCTGGCCTTTACCGGCCTGGAGCCGCTGCTGGAGCAGATGCGTGAGGACGTGGAGCGTTCCGCGCAGATGCTGGGAGTCCCGGTGCCTGAGCCGATTAACCCGGATGATGTGACCGCCTGA
- the infB gene encoding translation initiation factor IF-2 — MAKPRVHELAKELDPSGKKITSKMILAWLKDEGEFVKAASSAVEPPVARRVREHFGAQAAEAAKAAEAPTPKPAAKPPAKPAAPAAPVAEKPAAPATATPSPAPRPAAKAPQRPAAPAKAPQQPKSSPEAAAPVPQRPSGPTPGPRPGGSGGPRPGNNPFASSQGMPRPGGSGGRSGQQRQGSPRPGGPRPGNNPFASSQGMPRPGGSGGPRPQGGPRPGGSGGPRPQGAPRPGGPRPNPGMMPGHSSVGRPGGGGRPSGAGRPGGGGRPGGAGRPGGGGRPGGGGSSRGGGPRGGRGGRGSTQGAFGRGGGRSGGRKSKRAKRQEFEQQGAPVVGGVVVPRGDGSTPMRVRQGATLTDFAEKIGANPAALVTVLFHLGEMVTATQSVDEDTFQLLGAELGYDVQIISAEDEDRELLESFDIDLDAEEASFEDTDLLPRPPVVTVMGHVDHGKTKLLDAIRSTDVVADEAGGITQSIGAYQVRVTLNDETRPITFIDTPGHEAFTAMRARGAEVTDIAILVVAADDGVMPQTVEALNHAQAANVPIVVAVNKIDKEGANPDKIRGQLTEYGLVPEEYGGDTMFVDISAKQRLHIDELLEAVLLTADAALDLRANPNSDARGVTIEAKLDKGRGAVTTVLVERGTLRVGDPIVAGSAYGRVRAMFDEHGHTLEETGPARPALVLGLTSVPSAGDSFIVAPDDRTARQIADKREAAERAALLAKRRKRVSLENLSDVLKEGKVDTLNLIIKGDSSGAVEALEDSLLKIDVGEEVALRIIHRGVGAITQNDVNLATVDSAVIIGFNVRPAERVAELADREGVDMKFYSVIYSAIEDVEASLKGMLKPIFEEVELGTAEIRQVFRSSKFGSIAGSIVRSGTIKRGTKARLVRDGVVVGGDLSIATLRREKDDVTEVREGYECGINLGFNDIAEGDVIETWEMREKARD; from the coding sequence GTGGCTAAACCACGCGTTCACGAGCTCGCTAAGGAGCTCGACCCCTCAGGTAAGAAGATCACCTCCAAGATGATCCTCGCCTGGCTCAAGGATGAGGGGGAGTTTGTCAAGGCGGCCTCCTCAGCCGTCGAGCCCCCGGTCGCACGCCGGGTGCGTGAGCACTTTGGTGCCCAGGCCGCTGAGGCGGCCAAAGCGGCTGAGGCCCCCACCCCCAAACCGGCTGCCAAGCCGCCTGCTAAACCTGCGGCCCCGGCTGCCCCGGTGGCTGAGAAGCCTGCGGCCCCGGCCACAGCCACGCCCAGTCCGGCCCCGCGCCCCGCTGCGAAAGCTCCCCAGCGTCCTGCGGCCCCTGCGAAGGCCCCCCAGCAGCCCAAGTCCTCTCCTGAAGCGGCGGCCCCAGTGCCCCAGCGGCCCTCCGGCCCCACACCGGGCCCGCGTCCCGGCGGCTCCGGTGGCCCGCGCCCGGGCAACAACCCCTTCGCCTCCTCCCAGGGCATGCCCCGTCCCGGCGGCTCCGGTGGGCGCTCCGGCCAGCAGCGTCAAGGCTCCCCGCGGCCTGGTGGCCCGCGCCCGGGCAACAACCCCTTCGCCTCCTCCCAGGGCATGCCCCGTCCCGGCGGCTCCGGTGGCCCGCGCCCGCAGGGCGGACCTCGTCCTGGTGGCTCTGGTGGCCCGCGCCCGCAGGGTGCACCCCGCCCCGGAGGACCTCGGCCTAACCCCGGCATGATGCCGGGCCACAGCTCGGTGGGCCGTCCCGGTGGCGGTGGTCGTCCTAGTGGCGCTGGTCGTCCCGGTGGTGGCGGTCGTCCTGGTGGCGCTGGTCGTCCCGGTGGTGGCGGCCGTCCCGGTGGCGGCGGTAGTTCCCGTGGTGGCGGCCCCCGCGGGGGCCGCGGCGGACGTGGATCCACTCAGGGAGCCTTCGGGCGCGGTGGCGGACGCTCTGGAGGGCGCAAGTCCAAGCGGGCGAAGCGGCAAGAGTTTGAGCAGCAGGGCGCACCGGTCGTCGGCGGCGTCGTCGTCCCCCGTGGCGACGGCTCCACGCCGATGCGCGTGCGCCAGGGTGCGACGCTGACCGACTTCGCTGAGAAGATCGGCGCGAACCCCGCAGCTCTGGTGACCGTCCTGTTCCACCTTGGGGAGATGGTCACGGCCACCCAGTCCGTGGATGAGGACACATTCCAGCTGCTTGGTGCCGAACTCGGTTACGACGTCCAGATTATTTCCGCTGAGGACGAGGACCGCGAACTCCTTGAGTCCTTTGACATTGATCTGGACGCTGAGGAGGCCAGCTTCGAGGATACTGATCTGCTGCCCAGGCCCCCGGTGGTAACCGTCATGGGCCACGTGGACCACGGTAAGACGAAGCTGCTGGACGCCATCCGCTCCACCGACGTTGTCGCCGACGAGGCCGGTGGCATCACCCAGTCCATTGGCGCCTACCAGGTGCGCGTCACACTGAACGATGAAACCCGCCCCATCACCTTCATCGACACCCCCGGTCACGAGGCCTTCACAGCTATGCGTGCCCGTGGTGCCGAGGTCACGGATATCGCGATCTTGGTGGTGGCTGCCGACGACGGCGTCATGCCGCAGACCGTTGAGGCGCTCAACCACGCTCAAGCCGCGAACGTGCCGATCGTGGTGGCCGTCAACAAGATCGACAAGGAGGGCGCTAACCCGGACAAGATCCGCGGCCAGCTCACCGAGTACGGCCTGGTGCCCGAGGAATACGGTGGCGACACGATGTTCGTGGACATCTCCGCCAAGCAGCGCCTGCATATTGACGAACTGTTGGAGGCGGTGCTGCTCACGGCGGACGCCGCCCTGGACCTGCGTGCCAACCCCAACTCGGACGCCCGTGGTGTGACCATCGAGGCCAAGCTGGACAAGGGGCGCGGCGCCGTCACCACCGTCCTGGTGGAGCGCGGTACGCTGCGCGTCGGTGACCCGATCGTGGCCGGCAGCGCTTACGGGCGTGTGCGTGCCATGTTCGACGAGCATGGCCACACCCTGGAGGAGACCGGCCCGGCCCGGCCCGCCCTGGTGCTTGGACTTACCTCCGTGCCCAGTGCTGGCGACTCTTTTATTGTGGCGCCGGATGACCGCACGGCCCGCCAGATCGCTGACAAGCGTGAAGCTGCTGAGCGTGCCGCCCTGCTGGCAAAGCGCCGCAAGCGTGTTTCCCTGGAGAACCTCTCTGACGTCCTCAAGGAGGGCAAGGTCGACACCCTCAACCTCATCATCAAGGGTGACAGCTCGGGTGCGGTTGAGGCGCTGGAGGACTCCCTGCTCAAGATCGACGTGGGCGAGGAGGTCGCGCTGCGCATCATCCACCGGGGCGTGGGTGCCATCACGCAAAACGATGTCAACCTGGCTACCGTGGACTCCGCGGTCATCATCGGCTTCAACGTCCGCCCGGCGGAGCGTGTGGCCGAGCTGGCAGACCGCGAGGGCGTAGACATGAAGTTCTACTCTGTCATCTACTCGGCTATCGAGGATGTGGAGGCTTCCCTCAAGGGCATGCTCAAGCCGATCTTCGAGGAGGTGGAGCTGGGTACGGCGGAGATCCGTCAGGTCTTCCGCTCCTCCAAGTTCGGCTCCATCGCGGGCTCGATCGTCCGCTCCGGCACTATCAAGCGCGGCACCAAGGCCCGCCTGGTGCGCGACGGCGTGGTTGTGGGCGGCGACCTGTCCATCGCCACCTTGCGCCGGGAGAAGGATGACGTCACTGAGGTCCGTGAGGGCTACGAGTGCGGTATCAACCTGGGCTTCAATGACATCGCCGAGGGCGACGTCATTGAGACCTGGGAGATGCGCGAGAAGGCCCGCGACTGA
- a CDS encoding EamA family transporter — translation MSTAEPPSPTASTIQPTPLPGHPEPQNQQDASGMVMVLGCYLLWGFFPLYFKLLAPTGAVEIIGHRIVWTLVTCLVLVALRRSWARLGRVLGRPRRAQFLSILLATAGVGVMVVLQGSVPWVSLGLALSFGLYRLAKKSVGGRVDPLSGLTVESLVVSPFALGYLAWLWARRRLRGRRQGAGWCCCWCWRAR, via the coding sequence ATGAGCACAGCTGAGCCGCCCTCCCCGACCGCCAGCACAATCCAGCCGACGCCGTTACCAGGTCACCCAGAGCCACAGAACCAGCAGGACGCCTCCGGCATGGTGATGGTGCTGGGCTGCTACCTTCTGTGGGGCTTCTTCCCGCTGTACTTCAAGCTGTTGGCGCCGACAGGTGCAGTGGAGATTATCGGGCACCGCATCGTCTGGACCCTGGTGACCTGCCTGGTGCTGGTGGCGCTGCGCCGCTCCTGGGCGCGGCTGGGGCGCGTCCTGGGCAGGCCACGGCGGGCCCAGTTCTTGTCGATACTCCTGGCGACGGCGGGGGTGGGTGTAATGGTGGTGCTGCAGGGCTCGGTACCGTGGGTGTCGTTGGGGCTGGCGCTGTCCTTCGGCCTGTACAGATTGGCCAAGAAGAGTGTGGGCGGGCGGGTGGATCCGCTCAGCGGCTTGACAGTGGAGTCGTTGGTGGTGTCCCCGTTCGCCCTGGGGTACTTGGCTTGGCTGTGGGCGCGGCGGCGCCTCAGGGGCCGCAGGCAGGGGGCGGGTTGGTGCTGCTGCTGGTGCTGGCGGGCCCGGTGA
- the nusA gene encoding transcription termination factor NusA — protein MDINMPELRGAADELGIDLDNLLPAIEDAILLAYLKEPGAIRGAHVEIDRKSGHMSVMAPEVDEYDQPTGEYFDDTPDGFGRIAQTTARSVIVQRIQDRRDFEVLGAFKDKTGELISGVVEQGRDPRVCYVRLDEEHEAVMPPHEQVPGEHYRHGERIRAYVTEISRGMKGAQIILSRTHPGLVRKLFEREVPEIASGDVEIVSIAREAGHRTKVAVRSRVKGVNAKGACIGPMGQRVRAVMAELGGEKIDIVDYSEQPAHFVANALSPARVASVSIISEKDQTARVIVPDFQLSLAIGKEGQNARLAARLTGWKIDIHSDAEFGQTTPGRGSRADTEVTVSSDLAEEG, from the coding sequence ATGGACATCAACATGCCTGAGCTGCGTGGTGCAGCAGACGAACTGGGAATCGACCTGGACAACCTGCTGCCCGCTATTGAGGACGCGATCCTGCTGGCCTACCTCAAGGAGCCGGGGGCTATCCGTGGCGCTCACGTGGAGATCGACCGCAAGAGCGGGCATATGTCTGTGATGGCGCCTGAGGTTGACGAGTACGACCAGCCCACTGGTGAGTACTTTGACGACACCCCAGACGGCTTCGGGCGTATCGCCCAGACCACCGCCCGCTCCGTCATCGTCCAGCGCATCCAGGACCGCCGCGACTTCGAGGTCCTCGGTGCCTTCAAGGACAAGACCGGGGAGCTGATCTCTGGCGTCGTGGAGCAGGGCCGTGACCCGCGCGTGTGCTACGTGCGCCTGGACGAGGAGCATGAGGCCGTCATGCCGCCCCACGAGCAGGTGCCTGGCGAGCACTACCGCCACGGCGAGCGTATACGCGCCTACGTGACCGAGATCAGCCGCGGCATGAAAGGCGCCCAGATCATCCTCTCGCGCACCCATCCGGGCTTGGTACGCAAGCTCTTCGAGCGTGAGGTGCCCGAGATCGCCAGTGGCGACGTGGAGATCGTCTCCATCGCCCGTGAGGCCGGGCACCGCACTAAGGTGGCTGTGCGCTCCCGCGTCAAGGGCGTGAACGCCAAGGGGGCCTGCATCGGTCCTATGGGGCAGCGCGTGCGCGCCGTCATGGCTGAGCTGGGTGGGGAGAAGATCGACATCGTCGACTACTCCGAGCAGCCCGCGCACTTCGTGGCCAACGCCCTGTCCCCGGCGCGCGTGGCCTCCGTTAGCATCATCTCGGAGAAGGACCAGACGGCGCGCGTCATCGTGCCGGACTTCCAGCTCTCCCTGGCAATCGGTAAGGAGGGGCAGAACGCCCGCTTGGCCGCCCGCCTGACCGGCTGGAAGATTGACATCCACTCAGACGCCGAGTTCGGTCAGACCACCCCCGGACGCGGCTCGCGCGCTGACACGGAAGTGACTGTTTCCTCAGACCTGGCAGAGGAGGGCTGA
- the rbfA gene encoding 30S ribosome-binding factor RbfA, giving the protein MADAARARKVADRIHQTVARLLERRIKDPRLGFVTVTDVRVTGDLQQATIFYTVYGSDRERRDSQAALRSASGLIRSEVGKALGIRLTPSISFQLDALPTQARTFEDALAQARQRDAAIAKASEGAQYAGEADPYRHDEEDDHPAEEAAAAVESTASAEDPEA; this is encoded by the coding sequence ATGGCTGACGCCGCCCGCGCCCGCAAGGTCGCCGACCGGATCCACCAGACCGTCGCCCGGCTCCTAGAGCGCCGCATCAAGGACCCCCGCCTAGGCTTCGTGACAGTCACGGACGTACGAGTCACCGGTGACCTACAGCAGGCCACCATTTTCTACACGGTCTACGGCTCGGACCGGGAGCGCCGCGACTCGCAGGCCGCCCTGCGCTCCGCTTCCGGCTTGATCCGCTCCGAGGTGGGCAAGGCCCTAGGTATTCGCCTGACCCCGTCGATCTCCTTCCAGCTGGACGCCCTGCCCACCCAGGCCCGCACTTTCGAGGACGCCCTGGCCCAGGCGCGCCAGCGCGACGCCGCGATCGCTAAGGCCTCCGAGGGGGCCCAGTACGCGGGCGAGGCCGACCCCTACCGCCATGACGAGGAGGATGACCACCCGGCTGAGGAGGCCGCCGCAGCCGTCGAGTCCACTGCGTCCGCTGAGGACCCTGAGGCGTGA
- the fucO gene encoding lactaldehyde reductase has protein sequence MTYRMILNQTGYFGRGAISHIPTEIAARGLSKAFIVTDPVLAENGTTKRVTDLLDAAGISWGVFSDVVPNPPVEKVQAGLAAFRTSGADVLIGLGGGSPQDTCKAISVIATNPEFEDVLSLEGLSPTKNPGVPIIGVPTTAGTASETTINYVITDTAKQRKFVCVDPHDIPVVAVVDPDLMDGMPRSLKVATGLDALTHAIEGYITPGAWDLSEALCLRSIQMIAKNLRQAAAGDADAVEAMGLAAYINGMAYSNVGLGLVHGMSHPLGGRYGAPHGLANGILLAPVMAYNAEHTGEKYRDIAEAFGVEGAQTMPLAQARQAAVDAVAQLTADLGNPTRISEIGVDESGIADLTEDAFNDVCTPGNPRPATREDIETLYRSLL, from the coding sequence ATGACCTATCGCATGATCCTCAACCAGACTGGATACTTTGGCCGGGGGGCTATCAGCCACATCCCCACTGAGATCGCCGCCCGGGGTCTGAGCAAGGCCTTTATTGTCACCGACCCGGTGCTGGCCGAGAACGGCACCACCAAACGGGTGACCGACCTGCTGGACGCGGCGGGCATCAGCTGGGGGGTCTTCAGCGACGTCGTCCCCAACCCGCCGGTGGAAAAGGTGCAGGCCGGGCTGGCCGCGTTCCGGACCTCTGGCGCGGACGTGCTCATCGGGCTGGGCGGCGGCAGCCCACAGGACACCTGCAAAGCGATCTCCGTGATCGCCACCAACCCGGAGTTCGAGGACGTGTTGTCCCTAGAGGGCCTGTCCCCCACCAAGAATCCGGGCGTCCCGATCATCGGCGTGCCCACCACCGCCGGGACGGCGTCGGAGACCACCATCAACTACGTCATCACGGACACCGCCAAGCAGCGCAAGTTCGTGTGCGTGGACCCGCACGATATTCCAGTGGTGGCGGTGGTAGACCCCGACCTGATGGACGGCATGCCCCGCTCCCTGAAGGTTGCCACCGGCCTAGACGCCCTAACCCACGCCATCGAGGGCTACATCACCCCCGGCGCCTGGGACCTATCCGAGGCCTTGTGCCTGCGCTCGATCCAGATGATCGCCAAGAACCTGCGCCAGGCCGCGGCGGGCGACGCCGACGCCGTCGAGGCCATGGGGCTGGCGGCCTACATCAACGGCATGGCCTACTCCAACGTGGGCCTAGGACTGGTGCACGGCATGTCCCACCCGCTCGGGGGCCGCTACGGCGCCCCGCATGGCTTGGCCAACGGGATCCTGCTGGCCCCCGTCATGGCTTACAACGCGGAGCATACCGGGGAGAAGTACCGGGACATCGCTGAGGCCTTCGGGGTGGAGGGCGCCCAGACCATGCCGCTGGCGCAGGCGCGCCAGGCGGCGGTGGACGCCGTCGCCCAGCTGACGGCGGACCTGGGCAACCCCACCAGAATCTCGGAGATCGGGGTGGACGAGTCCGGGATCGCGGACCTAACGGAGGACGCCTTCAACGACGTGTGTACCCCCGGCAACCCGCGTCCGGCCACCCGGGAGGATATTGAGACGCTCTACCGCTCACTGCTGTAG